From the Haladaptatus caseinilyticus genome, the window AAGACCGATCGACAGCACTGAACTACGGTATATTTTCAGTCCCAACAACAGTGGTCGATGAAGAGGTAACTCTCCGTGGTGTCCCATCGTATGAAGAACTGAGAGACGCGGTGGAAAACTGACGGATCCGGTCTTTGTTGGATGTCACCGAT encodes:
- a CDS encoding thioredoxin family protein; protein product: MATIEIFTSDDCGQCETVIERAEEIVEESDAKLQIHNVTEDRSTALNYGIFSVPTTVVDEEVTLRGVPSYEELRDAVEN